Proteins from a single region of Ziziphus jujuba cultivar Dongzao chromosome 1, ASM3175591v1:
- the LOC107407983 gene encoding uncharacterized protein LOC107407983, with amino-acid sequence MRLRSNSNQEERHSSSTSRSRGTKNLRVLIERRCLAPLTLNDNVGDGNVRNYSSYQKLPQLHLLKLSVLKLDGSAFEVLVARNATISELKQAIEEVFTSVSKEEGHGIAWSLVWGHFCLCYEGHKLINDKSYIRNYGIKEGDQLQFIRHMCINFSPLEKRSEKESTVFWKKQSVLTDKENTNIDGEQEENFVQAQFKMPQFVRGWLSYSRLWGGLKKGIRLQESSYEIGPAWLRNIG; translated from the exons ATGCGATTGCGAAGCAACAGTAATCAGGAAGAGAGGCATTCTAGTAGCACCAGTAGAAGTAGAGGTACTAAGAATCTGAGGGTTTTGATAGAGAGGCGGTGTTTGGCTCCCCTGACACTAAACGACAATGTTGGTGATGGTAATGTTCGGAACTACTCGTCGTACCAGAAACTTCCTCAGCTTCACCTTCTTAAGCTATCTGTTCTCAAGCTCGATGGCTCTGCCTTCG AAGTCCTGGTTGCGAGGAATGCTACAATATCAGAGCTTAAACAAGCGATAGAAGAAGTTTTTACTTCAGTATCAAAGGAGGAAGGTCATGGCATAGCATG GTCACTGGTTTGGGGGCATTTCTGCTTATGCTATGAAGGTCATAAGCTAATCAATGACAAATCATATATTCGAAATTATGGGATCAAGGAAGGTGATCAG CTTCAGTTCATCAGGCATATGTGCATCAACTTTTCACCTCTAGAGAAACGATCTGAGAAAGAGAGTACGGTTTTTTGGAAAAAGCAATCAGT GTTGACGGACAAAGAGAATACTAATATTGATGGAGAGCAAGAAGAAAACTTCGTCCAGGCTCAGTTCAAGATGCCCCAGTTTGTGAGAGGATGGCTGTCATATTCCAGGCTGTGGGGTGGTTTGAAGAAGGGAATCAGATTGCAGGAGTCGTCCTATGAGATTGGCCCTGCATGGCTTAGGAACATAGGATGA
- the LOC107407646 gene encoding pre-mRNA-processing-splicing factor 8A — MWNNGQIAPPGTGGSSIPPPPAAQPSYTVLPSPAEAEAKLEEKARKWQQLNSKRYSDKRKFGFVETQKEDMPPEHVRKIIRDHGDMSSKKYRHDKRVYLGALKFIPHAVYKLLENMPMPWEQVRDVKVLYHITGAITFVNEIPWVVEPIYLAQWGTMWIMMRREKRDRRHFKRMRFPPFDDEEPPLDYADNLLDVDPLEPIQLELDEEEDSAVCTWFYDHKPLVKTKLINGPSYRKWHLSLPIMATLHRLAGQLLSDLIDRNYFYLFDMESFFTAKALNMCIPGGPKFEPLYRDMEKGDEDWNEFNDINKLIIRSPLRTEYRIAFPHLYNNRPRKVKLGVYHTPMVMYIKTEDPDLPAFYYDPLIHPIPSTNKDRHEKKVYDDDEDDDFALPEGVEPLLKDTQLYTDTTAAGISLLFAPRPFNMRSGRMRRAEDIPLVSEWYKEHCPPSYPVKVRVSYQKLLKCFVLNELHHRPPKAQKKKHLFRSLQATKFFQTTELDWAEAGLQVCKQGYNMLNLLIHRKNLNYLHLDYNFNLKPVKTLTTKERKKSRFGNAFHLCREILRLTKLVVDANIQFRLGNVDAFQLADGLQYTFSHVGQLTGMYRYKYRLMRQIRMCKDLKHLIYYRFNTGPVGKGPGCGFWAPMWRVWLFFLRGIVPLLERWLGNLLARQFEGRHSKGVAKTVTKQRVESHFDLELRAAVMHDVLDAMPEGIKQNKARTILQHLSEAWRCWKANIPWKVPGLPVPIENMILRYVKSKADWWTNVAHYNRERIRRGATVDKTVCRKNLGRLTRLWLKAEQERQHNYLKDGPYVTPEEAVAIYTTTVHWLESRKFTPIPFPPLSYKHDTKLLILALERLKESYSVAVRLNQLQREELGLIEQAYDNPHEALSRIKRHLLTQRAFKEVGIEFMDLYSYLIPVYEIEPLEKITDAYLDQYLWYEGDKRHLFPNWIKPADSEPPPLLVYKWCQGINNLQGIWDTSDGQCVVMLQTKFEKFFEKIDLTMLNRLLRLVLDHNIADYVTAKNNVVLSYKDMSHTNSYGLIRGLQFASFVVQYYGLVLDLLLLGLTRASEIAGPPQMPNEFITYWDTKVETRHPIRLYSRYIDRVHILFRFTHEEARDLIQRYLTEHPDPNNENMVGYNNKKCWPRDARMRLMKHDVNLGRSVFWDMKNRLPRSITTLEWENSFVSVYSKDNPNLLFSMCGFEVRILPKIRMTQEAFSNVRDGVWNLQNEQTKERTAIAFLRVDDEHMKVFENRVRQILMSSGSTTFTKIVNKWNTALIGLMTYFREATVHTQELLDLLVKCENKIQTRIKIGLNSKMPSRFPPVIFYTPKEIGGLGMLSMGHILIPQSDLRYSQQTDVGVTHFRSGMSHEEDQLIPNLYRYIQPWESEFIDSQRVWAEYALKRQEAQAQNRRLTLEDLEDSWDRGIPRINTLFQKDRHTLAYDKGWRVRTDFKQYQVLKQNPFWWTHQRHDGKLWNLNNYRTDVIQALGGVEGILEHTLFKGTYFPTWEGLFWEKASGFEESMKYKKLTNAQRSGLNQIPNRRFTLWWSPTINRANVYVGFQVQLDLTGIFMHGKIPTLKISLIQIFRAHLWQKIHESVVMDLCQVLDQELDALEIETVQKETIHPRKSYKMNSSCADILLFAAHRWPMSKPSLVAEPKDVFDQKASNKYWIDVQLRWGDYDSHDIERYTRAKFMDYTTDNMSIYPSPTGVMIGLDLAYNLHSAFGNWFPGSKPLLQQAMNKIMKSNPALYVLRERIRKGLQLYSSEPTEPYLSSQNYGEIFSNQIIWFVDDTNVYRVTIHKTFEGNLTTKPINGAIFIFNPRTGQLFLKVIHTSVWAGQKRLGQLAKWKTAEEVAALVRSLPVEEQPKQIIVTRKGMLDPLEVHLLDFPNIVIKGSELQLPFQACLKIEKFGDLILKATEPQMVLFNIYDDWLKSISSYTAFSRLILILRALHVNNEKAKMLLKPDKSIVTEPHHIWPSLTDDQWMKVEVALRDLILSDYAKKNNVNTSALTQSEIRDIILGAEITPPSQQRQQIAEIEKQAKEASQLTAVTTRTTNVHGDELIVTTTSPYEQAAFGSKTDWRVRAISATNLYLRVNHIYVNSEDIKETGYTYIMPKNILKKFICIADLRTQIAGYLYGVSPPDNPQVKEIRCIAMPPQWGTHQQVHLPSALPEHDFLNDLEPLGWMHTQPNELPQLSPQDLTSHAKILENNKQWDGEKSIILTCSFTPGSCSLTAYKLTQSGYEWGRINKDTGSNPHGYLPTHYEKVQMLLSDRFLGFYMIPDNGPWNYNFMGVKHTPSMRYGVKLGTPREYYHEDHRPTHYLEFSNLEEGDVAEGDREDTFS; from the exons ATGTGGAACAACGGCCAGATTGCTCCGCCTGGAACTGGCGGCTCGTCGATTCCGCCGCCTCCGGCGGCTCAACCGTCTTATACAGTGTTGCCATCTCCGGCTGAGGCTGAGGCCAAGCTTGAAGAGAAGGCCAGAAAGTGGCAGCAGCTTAATTCAAAGCGCTACAGTGATAAAAGGAAGTTCGGTTTCGTCGAGACGCAGAAGGAGGATATGCCTCCCGAGCACGTCAGGAAGATTATTAG AGATCATGGAGACATGTCCTCGAAGAAATATCGCCACGATAAACGAGTCTATCTTGGAGCGCTTAAATTTATTCCCCATGCAGTTTACAAGCTCCTCGAGAATATGCCTATGCCCTGGGAGCAG GTTCGTGATGTGAAGGTTCTCTACCACATAACTGGGGCAATTACTTTTGTAAATGAAATTCCATGGGTTGTAGAACCTATATATTTGGCGCAG TGGGGTACGATGTGGATTATGATGAGAAGGGAGAAGAGGGATCGTAGACATTTCAAGAGAATGCGATTTCCACCATTTGATGATGAAGAGCCTCCTCTTGATTATGCTGACAATCTATTAGATGTTGATCCTCTAGAGCCAATTCAGTTGGAGCTGGATGAGGAGGAAGATTCTGCTGTATGTACTTGGTTTTATGACCATAAGCCTCTTGTTAAAACAAAGCTTATAAATGGTCCTAGTTATCGGAAATGGCATCTCTCTCTCCCGATCATGGCAACACTTCATCGTCTTGCTGGACAGCTTCTTTCTGATTTGATTGACCGCAATTATTTCTACTTGTTCGATATGGAGTCTTTCTTCACAGCAAAGGCACTGAATATGTGCATACCTG GTGGTCCTAAATTTGAGCCTTTGTATCGTGACATGGAGAAAGGGGATGAGGACTGGAATGAGTTCAATGACATTAACAAACTCATTATCCGGTCACCTCTCAGGACGGAATATAGAATTGCATTCCCTCATCTGTATAACAATAGGCCTAGGAAGGTAAAGCTTGGTGTTTATCACACCCCCATGGTCATGTACATAAAAACTGAGGATCCTGATTTACCTGCATTTTATTATGATCCATTGATACACCCAATACCCAGCACTAACAAGGACCGGCATGAAAAGAAAGTGTACGATGACGACGAGGATGATGATTTTGCCTTACCAGAAGGAGTGGAACCATTGCTGAAAGATACTCAACTTTATACCGACACTACGGCAGCTGGAATTTCGTTATTATTCGCCCCGCGTCCTTTTAACATGAGATCAGGTCGGATGCGTCGGGCAGAAGATATCCCCCTTGTATCAGAGTGGTATAAGGAGCATTG TCCTCCCTCATACCCAGTTAAAGTTCGGGTCAGTTATCAGAAGTTATTGAAATGTTTTGTGTTGAATGAGTTGCATCATAGACCGCCAAAGGCACAAAAGAAGAAGCATCTGTTCCGGTCTCTCCAAGCTACAAAGTTTTTCCAAACGACAGAACTTGATTGGGCTGAAGCAGGTCTTCAAGTTTGTAAACAAGGATATAACATGCTGAATCTCTTGATTCATAGGAAAAATTTGAATTACCTTCACCTTGATTATAATTTCAATCTGAAGCCTGTCAAAACCCTTACAACCAAAGAACGTAAGAAATCTCGGTTTGGAAATGCTTTTCATCTCTGTCGAGAAATTTTAAGGCTCACAAAATTGGTGGTTGATGCCAATATCCAGTTCCGCTTGGGCAATGTGGATGCATTCCAGTTGGCTGACGGGTTACAATATACTTTTTCTCATGTTGGTCAGCTGACTGGGATGTATCGATACAAGTACAGGCTTATGCGGCAGATTAGAATGTGCAAGGATTTGAAGCACTTAATATACTACCGGTTCAATACTGGGCCAGTAGGGAAAGGACCTGGATGTGGGTTTTGGGCACCAATGTGGAGGGTGTGGCTATTTTTCCTTCGTGGTATAGTGCCTCTTCTTGAAAGGTGGCTGGGAAATCTGCTTGCACGGCAATTTGAAGGCCGTCATTCAAAAGGGGTGGCAAAGACTGTAACTAAGCAGCGTGTTGAAAGCCATTTTGACTTGGAGCTCCGAGCAGCTGTCATGCATGATGTTCTGGATGCAATGCCAG AGGGTATTAAGCAAAATAAAGCCAGAACCATATTGCAGCATCTCAGTGAGGCATGGCGATGCTGGAAAGCTAATATACCTTGGAAG GTTCCTGGTTTGCCCGTTCCGATTGAGAATATGATTCTCCGGTATGTCAAATCAAAGGCGGATTGGTGGACAAATGTTGCTCATTATAATCGTGAACGTATAAGAAGAGGTGCAACAGTTGATAAAACAGTTTGTCGGAAGAATCTTGGACGATTGACCCGGCTGTGGCTAAAGGCTGAACAG GAACGACAACACAACTATCTGAAAGATGGTCCATATGTCACACCGGAAGAAGCAGTTGCCATTTACACTACCACTGTGCATTGGTTGGAGTCGAGAAAGTTCACTCCCATTCCATTCCCTCCATTGTCATACAAGCATGACACAAAACTTCTTATCCTTGCTTTGGAAAGGTTGAAGGAATCTTATAGTGTGGCTGTCAGATTAAATCAACTTCAAAGAGAAGAACTGGGACTCATCGAACAAGCTTATGATAACCCACATGAAGCATTGTCGCGAATTAAGCGTCACTTGCTCACTCAACGTGCCTTTAAAGAA GTTGGCATAGAATTTATGGATTTGTATAGCTATCTCATTCCAGTTTATGAGATTGAGCCGCTCGAGAAGATTACAGATGCATATCTTGACCAGTACTTATGGTATGAAGGTGACAAGCGCCATCTCTTCCCGAACTGGATCAAGCCTGCTGATTCAGAACCGCCTCCACTCTTGGTGTATAAATGGTGTCAGGGAATCAATAATTTACAAGGTATCTGGGACACAAGTGATGGGCAGTGCGTGGTGATGCTTCAAACGAAGTTTGAGAAGTTCTTTGAGAAGATTGACCTCACGATGTTAAACAG ACTTCTCCGGTTGGTTCTTGACCACAATATTGCTGATTATGTCACCGCAAAAAACAATGTGGTGTTGTCTTACAAGGATATGAGTCATACAAATTCCTATGGCCTTATACGTGGTCTCCAATTTGCATCATTCGTTGTACAGTACTATGGGCTTGTGCTGGATTTATTGCTTCTTGGATTGACTCGTGCCAGTGAGATTGCTGGTCCACCACAGATGCCAAATGAGTTTATCACTTATTGGGATACAAAGGTCGAGACAAGGCATCCTATCCGGCTTTACTCTCGATACATAGACAGGGTTCACATCCTGTTTCGATTTACTCATGAAGAGGCTCGAGACCTTATCCAGCGATATCTTACTGAGCATCCAGATCCAAACAATGAAAATATGGTTGGATATAACAATAAGAAGTGTTGGCCAAGAGATGCTAGAATGAGGCTCATGAAGCATGATG TTAATCTTGGGAGGAGTGTTTTCTGGGATATGAAGAACCGTCTTCCTCGAAGCATTACAACATTGGAGTGGGAGAACAGCTTTGTTTCTGTTTACAGCAAGGACAATCCAAACCTACTCTTTAGCAT GTGTGGATTTGAAGTTCGCATACTTCCAAAAATAAGAATGACTCAAGAAGCATTTAGCAATGTAAGAGATGGAGTTTGGAACTTGCAAAATGAACAGACAAAAGAACGCACTGCTATTGCTTTCTTACGTGTTGATGATGAACACATGAAGGTGTTTGAGAATCGTGTGAGGCAGATTCTTATGTCCTCGGGGTCTACAACATTCACTAAAATTGTCAACAAATGGAATACAGCACTCATTG GTCTCATGACTTATTTCCGTGAAGCTACTGTTCATACCCAAGAGCTGCTGGATTTGCTGGTCAAAtgtgaaaataaaattcagaCTCGTATCAAGATTGGGTTGAACTCAAAGATGCCCAGCAG GTTTCCTCCTGTCATTTTTTACACACCAAAAGAAATTGGAGGGCTTGGTATGTTATCTATGGGTCACATATTGATTCCACAATCTGACCTTAGATACAGTCAGCAGACTGATGTTGGGGTGACCCACTTTAGGAGTGGAATGAGTCATGAGGAGGACCAACTCATTCCAAATCTTTATCGGTATATTCAA CCTTGGGAAAGTGAATTCATAGATTCACAGCGTGTCTGGGCAGAGTATGCATTAAAGAGGCAGGAAGCTCAAGCACAAAATAGGCGTTTAACCCTTGAAGATTTGGAA GACTCATGGGATAGGGGAATACCGCGTATTAATACTTTGTTTCAGAAGGACAGGCATACTCTGGCATATGATAAAGGATGGAGAGTTCGCACAGATTTTAAGCAGTACCAAGTCTTGAAACAAAATCCTTTCTGGTGGACACACCAGAGGCATGATGGTAAACTGTGGAACCTGAATAATTACCGAACTGATGTAATTCAAGCTCTTGGTGGTGTTGAGGGAATCCTAGAACATACATTATTCAAGGGGACATA CTTTCCAACCTGGGAGGGTCTCTTTTGGGAAAAAGCATCTGGTTTTGAGGAATCAATGAAGTATAAGAAGTTGACAAACGCACAGAGATCTGGTCTCAACCAAATTCCCAATCGTAGGTTTACTCTCTGGTGGTCACCTACAATAAATCGGGCAAACGTTTATGTTGGTTTCCAAGTGCAGTTGGATCTTACTGGAATTTTCATGCATGGGAAGATCCCGACTTTGAAGATATCATTGATTCAGATTTTCCGAGCTCACTTGTGGCAAAAGATTCATGAGAGTGTTGTAATGGATCTTTGCCAGGTTTTGGATCAGGAGTTGGATGCTTTGGAAATTGAAACGGTGCAGAAGGAAACTATTCATCCGCGGAAGAGTTATAAAATGAACAGTTCTTGTGCAGACATTCTTCTTTTTGCTGCTCATAGATGGCCAATGTCAAAACCTAGCCTTGTTGCTGAGCCAAAAGATGTGTTTGATCAAAAAGCCAGTAATAAGTACTGGATAGATGTACAGCTCCGTTGGGGAGATTATGATTCTCATGATATTGAGCGTTACACCCGGGCCAAATTCATGGATTATACAACAGACAACATGTCTATATATCCTTCACCTACAG GAGTGATGATTGGGCTTGATCTGGCATATAATTTGCATTCTGCATTTGGTAACTGGTTTCCGGGATCAAAACCATTGCTCCAGCAGGCAATGAACAAGATTATGAAG TCAAATCCTGCTTTATATGTGTTGAGGGAGCGAATAAGGAAAGGTTTGCAGTTGTACTCTTCTGAGCCTACCGAACCGTATTTGTCGTCACAAAACTATGGAGAGATCTTTAGCAACCAAATAATATGGTTTGTGGATGACACTAATGTGTATCGTGTTACAATTCACAAGACATTTGAAGGAAATCTAACTACAAAACCAATAAACGGTGccatctttatttttaatccAAGGACTGGGCAGCTGTTCCTGAAG GTCATACACACAAGTGTGTGGGCAGGACAAAAACGTCTTGGTCAGCTGGCAAAGTGGAAAACAGCTGAAGAAGTTGCTGCTCTTGTGAGGTCTTTGCCGGTTGAAGAGCAGCCAAAGCAAATCATTGTGACTCGCAAAGGAATGCTTGATCCTTTGGAGGTTCACTTACTGGATTTCCCGAATATAGTTATAAAAGGAAGTGAGCTGCAACTTCCATTTCAGGCTTGCTTGAAAATTGAGAAATTTGGTGATCTTATTCTAAAGGCGACAGAGCCACAGATGGTTCTTTTCAACATTTATGATGACTGGTTGAAGAGTATTTCATCATATACTGCATTCTCTAGACTCATTCTGATCTTGCGAGCACTTCATGTGAACAATGAGAAGGCTAAGATGTTGCTGAAGCCTGACAAATCAATTGTTACCGAGCCACACCACATTTGGCCTTCTCTGACTGATGATCAATGGATGAAG GTTGAGGTTGCTTTAAGGGATCTCATATTGTCGGACTATGCCAAGAAGAACAATGTGAATACATCAGCCTTGACTCAGTCTGAGATTCGTGATATTATACTTGGAGCTGAAATTACCCCACCTTCTCAACAGAGGCAACAGATAGCAGAGATTGAGAAACAG GCGAAAGAAGCAAGTCAGCTGACAGCAGTAACAACAAGGACAACTAATGTGCATGGTGATGAACTTATTGTCACTACTACAAGTCCGTATGAGCAAGCTGCATTTGGTTCTAAAACTGATTGGCGTGTGAGAGCAATATCAGCCACAAATCTTTATCTTCGTGTCAATCATATTTATGTGAATTCGGAGGATATAAAG GAAACAGGATATACTTATATCATGCCGAAGaacattttgaaaaagttcatttGCATAGCAGATTTGCGGACCCAAATTGCAGGATACCTGTATGGTGTAAGCCCACCCGACAATCCTCAGGTTAAGGAAATTAGATGCATTGCTATGCCACCACAATGGGGAACACATCAGCAAGTTCATCTACCATCAGCCTTGCCAGAGCATGATTTCCTCaatgatttggagcctttgggATGGATGCACACACAGCCAAATGAGCTTCCTCAGCTATCGCCTCAG GATCTCACTTCTCATGCCAAAATCCTAGAAAACAACAAGCAATGGGATGGAGAGAAGTCCATTATTTTGACTTGCAGTTTCACACCAGGTTCTTGCTCGTTAACTGCCTACAAGCTCACTCAATCAGGTTATGAGTGGGGGCGGATCAACAAGGACACTGGAAGTAATCCTCATGGATATCTTCCTACTCACTATGAGAAGGTCCAGATGCTTCTCAGTGACCGCTTTCTTGGTTTCTATATG ATACCCGATAATGGTCCATGGAACTACAATTTCATGGGGGTAAAACATACCCCTAGCATGAGGTATGGGGTCAAGCTTGGGACGCCCCGAGAGTACTACCATGAAGACCATAGGCCAACACATTACCTAGAGTTCAGCAACTTGGAAGAGGGGGATGTAGCTGAGGGTGACCGTGAGGACACATTCTCGTAG
- the LOC107407571 gene encoding protein TOO MANY MOUTHS, translating into MAHIVSSPCLVFFICFLFPFARPFTVIMSDSGVPSALIDGPQTGFSMNNNGARTDTREQEAVYDIMRATGNDWATDIPDVCRGRWHGIECMPDQDNVYHVVSLSFGALSDDTAFPTCDPTRSHISPSITKLPHIRTLFFYRCFTDNPQPIPSFLGQLGPTLQTLVLRENGHVGPIPGELGNLTRLKVIDLHRNNLNGSIPLSLGRITGLKSLDFSGNRLTGSIPSLSFPILSIFDLSQNLLMGSIPSSISTCRSLVKIDFSRNRLTGQIPESINGLMNLMLLDLSYNRLSGPLPMSLRSLTSLQALILKGNPMGSTTIPDDMFDGMKGLMILIFSNMNLHGAIPTSLGRLPNLRVLHLDGNHLNGSIPISFRDLKNLSELRLDDNGLSGPIPFGKEMVWRMRRKLRLCRNSGLCYNANSGLEDSLDPTFNSGIGLCESPRPGLASTVQHLSAVEREIPNTVKVSSSSVHKCSVFVGLLEILLCFIVILL; encoded by the coding sequence atGGCACACATTGTCTCATCACCATGCcttgtcttttttatttgtttcttatttCCATTTGCTAGGCCTTTCACCGTCATTATGTCGGATTCGGGTGTGCCATCCGCCCTGATTGACGGGCCACAAACCGGGTTCTCCATGAACAACAACGGGGCCCGAACCGACACCCGCGAGCAAGAAGCTGTTTACGACATCATGCGGGCCACAGGCAATGACTGGGCCACCGACATCCCCGACGTCTGCCGAGGCCGTTGGCACGGCATCGAATGCATGCCCGACCAGGACAATGTCTACCACGTCGTTTCGCTCTCCTTTGGTGCTCTTTCCGACGACACTGCCTTTCCCACTTGTGACCCGACCCGCTCCCATATTTCACCTTCCATTACCAAGCTTCCTCACATTCGGACTCTGTTTTTCTACCGTTGTTTCACTGATAACCCACAGCCTATCCCTTCCTTTTTGGGTCAGTTGGGTCCCACGCTGCAGACTCTGGTGCTTAGAGAAAATGGCCATGTGGGTCCCATTCCTGGTGAATTGGGCAATCTCACCCGTCTAAAAGTTATTGATCTCCACAGAAACAATCTCAACGGTTCGATTCCGCTTTCGTTGGGCCGGATCACCGGTCTAAAGTCGTTAGATTTCAGTGGGAATAGACTAACCGGTTCAATACCCAGTTTGAGCTTCCCTATTTTGAGTATTTTCGATTTGAGCCAAAACCTTTTGATGGGTTCGATCCCATCTTCGATTTCAACCTGCCGTTCTCTTGTCAAAATCGATTTTAGCCGAAATCGACTCACAGGTCAAATCCCCGAGTCCATCAACGGGTTGATGAACCTTATGCTTTTGGATTTAAGCTATAATCGGCTCTCGGGTCCCCTTCCCATGTCCCTTAGAAGCTTAACTTCTCTCCAAGCTCTGATTCTCAAAGGAAACCCAATGGGGTCCACAACAATTCCTGATGATATGTTTGATGGAATGAAGGGGTTGATGATCCTGATTTTTTCAAACATGAACCTCCATGGCGCTATACCAACATCACTAGGCCGATTGCCAAATCTTCGTGTTCTACATCTTGACGGGAACCATTTGAACGGATCGATTCCAATAAGCTTTCGAGACTTGAAAAATCTTAGTGAACTGAGATTGGACGATAATGGGTTATCCGGGCCTATCCCATTTGGGAAAGAAATGGTTTGGAGGATGAGAAGGAAGCTTAGGCTTTGTAGAAACTCAGGACTCTGTTACAATGCCAATAGTGGTCTGGAAGACAGTTTGGATCCAACGTTTAATTCAGGTATCGGTTTATGCGAATCGCCGAGACCCGGTTTGGCTAGTACAGTTCAGCATCTTTCTGCCGTCGAAAGAGAAATACCGAACACGGTTAAAGTATCATCAAGTTCAGTTCATAAATGCTCTGTTTTTGTTGGGTTGCTTGAGATATTGTTGTGTTTCATTGTAATTTTGCTGTGA
- the LOC107407638 gene encoding PTI1-like tyrosine-protein kinase At3g15890 has protein sequence MALCSMFCCGKVSDRKERGKKQPTWRIFSLKELHAATNNFNYDNKLGEGGFGSVYWGQLWDGSQIAVKRLKVWSDKAEMEFAVEVEILARVRHKNLLSLRGYCAEGQERLIVYDYMPNLSLLSHLHGQHASECLLDWNRRMNIATGSAEGIAYLHHHATPHIIHRDIKASNVLLNSDFVAQAADFGFAKLIPDGATHVTTRVKGTLGYLAPEYAMLGKASESCDVFSFGILLLELASGRKPIEKLNATMKRTITDWALPLACEKKFDELADPKLNGKYAENELKRIIYVALLCAHNQPEKRPTMLEVVELLKGESKDKLSQLENDELFKSPLAADYNDGQSAAEDSSDFISEEKDLKQELKEETLPEIAHNG, from the exons ATGGCTCTCTGCTCAATGTTTTGTTGCGGGAAGGTTTCGGATCG GAAGGAACGAGGGAAGAAGCAGCCAACCTGGAGGATCTTTTCTTTGAAGGAATTACATGCAGCTACAAACAATTTTAACTATGATAACAAACTGGGAGAAGGAGGATTTGGCAGTGTTTACTGGGGTCAGCTTTGGGATGGATCGCAG ATTGCAGTCAAAAGGCTAAAGGTCTGGAGTGACAAAGCAGAGATGGAATTTGCTGTTGAGGTTGAGATACTGGCACGTGTTCGGCACAAGAATTTGCTGAGCTTACGTGGATATTGTGCTGAAGGGCAAGAGCGTTTAATCGTATATGACTACATGCCAAATTTGAGCTTGCTTTCTCATCTTCATGGGCAACATGCATCTGAATGCCTTCTTGATTGGAACCGGAGAATGAATATTGCAACTGGGTCTGCTGAAGGAATTGC CTACCTTCACCACCATGCTACTCCCCACATAATACACAGAGACATCAAAGCTAGCAATGTGTTGTTAAACTCTGATTTTGTGGCCCAAGCTGCTGATTTTGGATTTGCAAAACTAATTCCTGATGGTGCAACACATGTGACCACAAGAGTTAAGGGTACCCTTGGCTATCTTGCACCTGAATATGCTATGTTAGGAAAAGCATCGGAAAGTTGTGATGTCTTCAGCTTTGGCATTCTTCTGCTAGAGCTTGCGAGTGGCAGGAAACCTATTGAGAAACTGAATGCAACAATGAAACGGACAATAACTGATTGGGCACTGCCACTTGCTTGTGAGAAGAAATTTGATGAGTTAGCAGATCCCAAGTTAAATGGGAAGTATGCAGAAAATGAGCTGAAAAGAATAATCTATGTTGCACTACTATGTGCACACAATCAGCCTGAAAAGAGACCTACCATGCTTGAGGTGGTAGAGCTACTGAAGGGAGAATCAAAAGACAAGTTGTCTCAACTAGAAAATGATGAATTATTTAAGTCTCCCCTAGCTGCGGATTATAATGATGGGCAATCAGCTGCAGAAGACAGTTCAGATTTCATCTCAGAGGAGAAGGATTTAAAACAGGAGTTGAAAGAGGAGACTCTGCCTGAAATTGCACACAATGGCTGA